Genomic segment of Myxococcus stipitatus:
GGAGAACGCCCTCAACGTCATCGAGCGCGTCAAGGCGAAGCTGGAGGAGCTGAAGCCGTCGCTGCCCGAGGGCGTGGAGGTCATCACCACCTATGACCGGTCGATGCTCATCGAGCAGGCCATCGAGACGGTGTCCCACAAGCTGGTGGAGGAGATCCTCATCGTCTCCCTCATCATCCTCATCTTCTTGTGGCACGTGCCCTCGGCCGTCGTGCCCATCGTCACCATCCCCGTGTCGGTGGCCCTGGCCTTCGTCCCCATGTACTTCATGGGACAGAACGCCAACCTCATGTCGCTGGCCGGCATCGCCATCTCCATCGGCGTGCTGGTGGACGGCGCCATCGTCGAGGTGGAGAACGCGTACAACAAAATCCACCACTGGATGAAGGACGGCAAGAAGGGCGACTTCCACCAGGTGCGGCTGGAGGCGCTGATGGAGGTGGGCCCCGGCGTCTTCTTCAGCCTGCTCGTCATCGCCGTGGCCTTCATGCCCATCTTCACGCTGGTGGACCAGGAAGGTCGGCTCTTCCGCCCGCTCGCGTACTCGAAGAACCTGGCCATGGCCATCGCCGCGCTGCTGGCCATCACCCTGGACCCGGCCATGCGGATGCTCTTCGCCCGCGTGGAGCCCTTCACCTTCCGCCCCAGGTTTCTCGCGTGGGCCGCCACCCAGGCGCTCGTGGGCAAGTACTACTCCGAGGAGCGTCACCCCATCAGCCGGCTGATGCACCGGCTCTACGAGCGCCCCTGCCGCTTCGTCGTGCGCCACGCGAAGGCCACGCTCGTGGTGAGCGTGCTCCTGGTCGCCACCACCATCCCCGCGTACCTGAAGCTGGGCAGCGAGTTCATGCCCCCGCTCAACGAGGGCACCATCCTCTACATGCCCTCGGCGGTGGAGCCGGGCATGTCCGTCACCGAAGCACAGCGCGTGCTCCAGGTGCAGGACAAGATCCTCATGCGCTTCCCCGAGGTGGAGCGCGTCTTCGGCAAGGCGGGCCGCGCGAACACGTCCACCGACCCCGCGCCCTTCACCATGATGGAGACCACGGTGCTCCTGCGCCCGGAGTCCGAATGGCGCGAGGTGCCTCGTTGGTACAGCGCCTGGGCGCCCGACTGGGTGAAGGGCCTGCTGCGCCCGTTCTGGCGCGACCGCATCACCCAGGCCGAGCTCGAGTCCGAGATGAACGCCGCGCTCCAACTCCCCGGCATCTCCAACGCGTGGACGATGCCCATCAAGGGACGCCTGGACATGCTCTCCACGGGCATCCGGACCCCCGTGGGCATCAAGATCATGGGCGCGGACCTGGCCACCGTGGAGCGCATCGCGCGCGAGACGGAGGCCGCGGTGGCGAAGGTGGAAGGCACCCGCAGCGCGTTCGCCGAGCGTGTCGCGGGGGGCTACTTCCTGGACTTCGTCCTCAAGCGCGACGAGCTCGCGCGCCACGGCCTGAGCGTGGATGACGCGAACATGATGGTGATGACCGCGGTGGGCGGCGACAACCAGTCCACCACCGTGGAAGGCCGCGAGCGCTACGGCATCAACGTGCGCTACGCCCGCGACTACCGAGAGGACCTCCAGGCCCTCAAGCGCGTACTGCTGCCGCTCCCGGGCGGCGGACAGGTGCCCATGGAGGCCATCGCCGACGTGGTGCTCGCGCACGGCCCGTCCATGATTCGCAACGAAAACGGCATGCTCACGGGCTACGTCTACGTGGACTTCGACACGTCCAGGTACGACGTGGGCAGCTTCGTGGACCGCGCCAAGGAGGCGGTGGCCGCGGGCGTGAAGGTGCCCACGGGCTACTCGATGACGTGGAGCGGGCAGTACGAGAACATGCTGCGTGTCCGCGAGCGGCTCCAGTTGGTGATTCCGCTCACGCTCGTGCTCATCTTCGGGCTGCTGTACATGAACACGAAGTCGGCGTTCAAAGCGGGGCTGGTGATGCTCGCGGTGCCCTTCTCCGCCATCGGCGCGGTGTGGCTCTTGTGGGCGCTCGACTACAACATCTCCATCGCGGTGTGGGTGGGCATGATTGCGCTCATGGGGTTGGACGCGGAGACCGGCGCCTTCATGCTGCTCTTCCTCGACCTCTCGCATGACGAGGCCAAGAAGAAGGGGATGCTGCGCACCGAGGGCGACCTGGTGGAGGCCATCATCCACGGCGCGGTGAAGCGCGTGCGGCCCAAGGCGATGACGGTACTCGCGGCGATGCTGGGGTTGCTCCCCATCATGTGGTCCACCGGCACGGGCGCGGATGTGATGAAGCGCATCGCGGCGCCGATGGTCGGCGGACTGGCCACGAGCTTCCTCTTGGAGCTGCTCGTGTATCCAGCGGTCTACTTCCTGTGGAAGCGCCGTGAGGTGGTGCCAGGTCCCGCCACCCCCGAGCCCGCGCAAGAGCCCGAGGCCACCCCGCTCGCCGCCTGACGGAGCCAGGCCCTGCATCCCCGGGAGTACGCCGTGACGGACAGACCGAGTGTTCTCGTCGTCGATGACAAGGAGAACATGTGCCACCTCGTCGCTCGCATCCTGGGCGACGCCTATCAGGTGAAGACCGTCGAGGACGGAGCGCGTGCGCTGGCGCTCATCCGGACGCGGGAGTTCGACGTGGTGGTGACGGACATCCGCATGCCGGGAGCGGATGGCTTCGAGGTGCTCCGCGCCATCAAGCAGCACGCCCCGGACACGGAGGTCATCCTGATGACGGCCTACGCCACCGTTCCCCGAGCGGTGGAGGCCATCAAGGAAGGGGCCTATGACTATCTGTCGAAGCCGTTCGACCCGGACGAGGTCTCACTGGTCGTGGCGCGGGCACTGGAGCGCAAGCAGCTCAAGGCCCAGGCGGCCTCGCTGCGCCGGGAGTTGAATGGCGTCTACGGCTTCCAGAACCTCATCGGGAAGAGCGCGCCCATGCGGGCGCTGTATGGCTTGCTGGAGCGTGCCGCGAGCCTGGCCATCACGGTGCTCATCACGGGGGAGACGGGGACGGGCAAGGAGCTGGTGGCTCGGGCCATCCATCACCATGGACCGAGGAAGAACAGGCCATTCATCGCGGTCAACTGTGGCGCGCTCCCATCGGAGCTCATCGAGAGTGAGCTGTTCGGCCATGTCCGGGGAGCCTTCACGGGCGCGGGAGAGACCAAGGCGGGCCTCGTCGAGGCCGCTTCCGGAGGGACGCTCTTCCTGGATGAGATTGGCGAGCTGCCCCTGGCGGTCCAGGTGAAGCTCAATCGCATGCTCCAGGACAAGGAAGTACGGCGCGTGGGCGAGGCGACGGTTCGCCGCGTCGACGCGAGGGTCATCACCGCCACCCACCGCGACCTCAAGGCCGAGGTGGCCGCGGGCCGATTCCGCGAGGACCTCTACTACCGGCTGAATGTCTTTCCGGTGCAGTTGCCGGCGCTGAGAGAGCGACGCGAGGACATCCCGTTGCTGGCCATGCACTTCGTGCAGAAGGCGGCGAAGACCTACCGGCTGCCCGTGGATGGGCTGGAGCCTGAGGCCTTGCGTGTCCTGACAGGCTATTCGTGGCCAGGGAACGTGCGCCAGTTGGAGAATGCCATCGAGCGCGCGGTGGCCATCACGTCGGGGACTCGCGTGGGCACGAGTGCGCTTCCGCCCGAGGTGCTGGGTGAATCCCAGGGAGCGCTGTCGAACGACCCGCTGGTGAAGTTGCCCTTCCGGGAGGCCGTGGACCTCGTGAGGGACCGGGCGTCCCGCGACTACCTCATCGCGCTGCTGCGCGAGTTCGGGGGCAATGTGACGCGGGCGGCGGAGCGGGCGGGGATGGAGCGGGAGAGCCTCCATCGACTGCTCAAGCGCTTCGGGCTGAGGTCCGATGACTTCAAGGAGGCGTGACGTCCTCACCGTCGTCACGGTCCAGGTGGAGACCACCGCTGGTGGGCTGAAGACTCACGGCTCGGCGTGTTGGCGCATTGGAGAGGCCCGCACGCCGGGTCGACGTCGGCGCGGACCTCGGGCCGGAGACTCCTCCCCCGAAGGCATGCGCCCGTCCTGGAGCCATGGCCCAATTGCGATCCGAGTGAGAGCGGTCACCTGCCTGGAGGGTGCGATATAGCTGCCCTCACCATGTCCTCGCCCTCCTCGCAGCCCATCCGTCTGTTCCAGGATCCGTCGAGACGCTCCGGAAGCCCCCTGGTGAGAGCCCTGACGGGCCATACCGACCGCGTGGAGGCCGTGGCCGTGGTGCGTGACGGTCGACACGCCGTCTCCGCGAGCCTGGATGGAACGCTCCGCCTGTGGGAGCTCGAGACAGGGCACTGCGTGCGCGTGTTCTCCGGGCACGCGGGAGGCGTGCAGGACGTCGCGCTGCATACGGACGGGGAGCACATGGTGTCGGCCGGGCGAGATGGAATGCTCCGGCTGTGGAGCACGAGGACGGGGGCGTGCGTCCTGGAGCGCCGCTCTCCCTGGCCCGCGCTGCGCGGCGTGCGGCTGCACCCCGATGGCCAGCGACTCATCAGCTGGGGATATGACGAGCGCGTGGAGCTGAGCACGCTCGACACCGGAGACTCCCCGCGGACACTCCGGAGCCATGAGGCCCCCGTCACCTGCGTCGCCATCTCCCGGGATGGGCGTCGGCTCGTGACGTGGGGCTACGACAACACGGTGCGCATCCACTCGCTGGAGAGCGGTGAGCTGGCCTCCACCTTCGACGGCCCTGACTCCGAAGTGGCCTCCGCGGAACTCCACCCTGACGGGCGACGGGCCATGGTCGCGTGCACCGACGGCTCCCTCCGCGTCCTGGATCTGGAGACAGGTGCCTGGAGGCTGCTGGGGCACCATGGGTATCCGGCGCTGAGCGTCGCCCTCTCACCCGATGGGCGCGAGCTCGTCTCCGGCGGCGAGGACGACGCGGTCCGGCTGTGGGATGTGGAGACGGGCGCCAACAAGGCGACCTACGCTCCGCCCTCGTCAGGGGAAGGAAGCATCGCCGAGGCCCACCGGCTGGCCGTCTCCGCCGTGGCCTT
This window contains:
- a CDS encoding CusA/CzcA family heavy metal efflux RND transporter, whose product is MIRAIIRFSAENKYLVIAATVVALVGAWWTMRNIPLDALPDLSDTQVIVYGRWDRSPDIIEDQVTYPITTALLGAPKVKAVRGFSDFGFSYVYVIFEDGTDMYWARTRVLEYLSKITPQLPQDVKVELGPDASSVGWVFQYALVDKSGKHRLDELRSYQDWFLRYAIQSVPGVSEVATVGGQVRQYQVTVNPNTLAGYGLSLDAVVRAVRQGNNDVGGRLVEVAGREYMVRGRGYVKSVEDLEKLTLRTRGGTTVTVKDVATVTLGPELRRGVADLDGQGDAVGGIVVMRQGENALNVIERVKAKLEELKPSLPEGVEVITTYDRSMLIEQAIETVSHKLVEEILIVSLIILIFLWHVPSAVVPIVTIPVSVALAFVPMYFMGQNANLMSLAGIAISIGVLVDGAIVEVENAYNKIHHWMKDGKKGDFHQVRLEALMEVGPGVFFSLLVIAVAFMPIFTLVDQEGRLFRPLAYSKNLAMAIAALLAITLDPAMRMLFARVEPFTFRPRFLAWAATQALVGKYYSEERHPISRLMHRLYERPCRFVVRHAKATLVVSVLLVATTIPAYLKLGSEFMPPLNEGTILYMPSAVEPGMSVTEAQRVLQVQDKILMRFPEVERVFGKAGRANTSTDPAPFTMMETTVLLRPESEWREVPRWYSAWAPDWVKGLLRPFWRDRITQAELESEMNAALQLPGISNAWTMPIKGRLDMLSTGIRTPVGIKIMGADLATVERIARETEAAVAKVEGTRSAFAERVAGGYFLDFVLKRDELARHGLSVDDANMMVMTAVGGDNQSTTVEGRERYGINVRYARDYREDLQALKRVLLPLPGGGQVPMEAIADVVLAHGPSMIRNENGMLTGYVYVDFDTSRYDVGSFVDRAKEAVAAGVKVPTGYSMTWSGQYENMLRVRERLQLVIPLTLVLIFGLLYMNTKSAFKAGLVMLAVPFSAIGAVWLLWALDYNISIAVWVGMIALMGLDAETGAFMLLFLDLSHDEAKKKGMLRTEGDLVEAIIHGAVKRVRPKAMTVLAAMLGLLPIMWSTGTGADVMKRIAAPMVGGLATSFLLELLVYPAVYFLWKRREVVPGPATPEPAQEPEATPLAA
- a CDS encoding sigma-54 dependent transcriptional regulator, producing the protein MTDRPSVLVVDDKENMCHLVARILGDAYQVKTVEDGARALALIRTREFDVVVTDIRMPGADGFEVLRAIKQHAPDTEVILMTAYATVPRAVEAIKEGAYDYLSKPFDPDEVSLVVARALERKQLKAQAASLRRELNGVYGFQNLIGKSAPMRALYGLLERAASLAITVLITGETGTGKELVARAIHHHGPRKNRPFIAVNCGALPSELIESELFGHVRGAFTGAGETKAGLVEAASGGTLFLDEIGELPLAVQVKLNRMLQDKEVRRVGEATVRRVDARVITATHRDLKAEVAAGRFREDLYYRLNVFPVQLPALRERREDIPLLAMHFVQKAAKTYRLPVDGLEPEALRVLTGYSWPGNVRQLENAIERAVAITSGTRVGTSALPPEVLGESQGALSNDPLVKLPFREAVDLVRDRASRDYLIALLREFGGNVTRAAERAGMERESLHRLLKRFGLRSDDFKEA